Genomic segment of Polycladomyces abyssicola:
ACATCTCTGTCTGCTACATATCCGCATGAGCAACGATGGGTACGATCTTTTAAGGTCTTCTTTACGATCCGACCGCACTCCGAGCAAACTTGCGACGTGCTGCGAGGATCCACTTCCATCACTTGCTTACCGGCCCACTCTGCCTTGTAAGCCGTAAATTGAACCAGCATCCTCCAACCTGCGTCTGCAATGCTCTTGGCAAAATGGTGATTTTTCACCATCCCCCGAATGTTTAAGTCTTCAAAGGCAATCCCATCGTAGTTGTCCACCAAATATCGGCTGATTTTGTGAGCTGCGTCTTTCCTCTGATTGGCTATGTATTCATGGCATTTGGCCAACATCGTAACTGCTTTTCTCCAACGATGAGAGCCCTTCTTTCTGCGGGAAACCATCCGTTGGAGCCATTTCAACTTTCTTTCCGACTGACGAAGATACTTAGGGTGGTCGAAATATTCCCCATCAGAGGTCACAGCAAGATGTTTGATCCCCAAATCCACTCCTACTTGCTTACCGGTACTTATAGGTGTTGCTTCCACCTCACACGAGAAGCAAGCGTAGTACTTGCCGTTTTTCCGCTTGATGGAGCAAGTCTTGATCTTTCCTTCGATCCGGCGGTGTAGCTTGATTCTCACATCGCCGATTTTGGAGAGCTTCAGATACCTTCCATCCAGTTTGTAGCCAGCTTGAGGATAGGTGAAGCTATCGTATCGGTTCTTACCCTGAAAGCGAGGGTATCCCGGCTTTTCCCCACGCTCAATACGACGGAAAAACGCTTGAAATGCTTTGTCCAACCGCTTGGCTACGTCTTGAAGAACCTGGGAATGGATCTCTTTGAACTCCGGGATCTCCTTCTTGAGTGCCGGGAGTTCTACTGCTTGCTTGTGATAGTTCAACGTGATTCCGCGTCTTTTGTAGGCGAACTTTCGTTGTTCAAGCATGGAGTTGTAGAGCCGGCGGCACATGCCCAGTGTCCATTCCATTTTCTCGATTTGCTCTTTCGTTGGTTTCAGCCTGAATTTATAGGTTCTTATCAACGTGATCACCTCCTCTTTTTACGGTTCCGCTTCATTAACTGATTCTTCTGTAAAAAAACCCGTCTCATGCCGTAAAAATTCTGTTAAAGATTGTTCTCTTATTTGTATCATATTTCTAATATTTTTGTAAATACCTTTTACCGGGCTCCTGAAGGTCGCCCATCCGGGAAAACATCGCCCCCTGCATATTCATTCATTAGTACAAAAGCCTGCTACCTCAACAGTAGCAGGCTTTTGTACTTTTTTTAACCAACAACGATAAGGTTAACGAATAACAATCCCGTATTCTTTCAACCACGTGTTCACTTGGATGAGGTATTCCAGCAATTTGGTGATTCTACCGTCATTAAGATCTGTTTTTCCATCTATAATCGCTTCCACTTTCTTTTTGTCGATCAGCGGTAACACCGGGGAATTGGCATCGCTCAAAATGTCTTTCATCCAGCGCTTGACCGCTTGGAAATAGTTCGGATTTTGTGCGGTCGGATATGCGCTTTTTCGGCGGTAAAGTACATCGTCCGGCAAATAACCCTTCAGTGCGCGCCGCAAAATCCCTTTTTCGATGTTATCAACCGTTTTCATTTTATATGGGACATTAAACAGGTATTCCACCAAGCGATAATCACAGAACGGAACACGCACTTCAAACCCGACATAACTGCTGGTGCGGTCTTTGCGGTCGAGCATGAACGGCAAGAAACGGGTGATAAAGAGATAAGACATTTCCCGCTGACGCGCTTCCAATACCGTTTCACCGGGCAGTGCCGGCACTTCGGCAATCGCTTCTTCGTATCTCGCCGCTACATATTCATCCGGACGGGCTTTTTCCAACGCTTCCGGGGACATGACCCTGCTGATGAAACCGGTGCTCACCAGCCACGGGAACGTGCGGGCATTCAGAAACTCTTCTTGGTGGAACCAGGGATAACCGCTGAACACCTCGTCCGCCGATTCACCGGACAAGGCCACCGTCGCATCTTTTTTCATCTCTCTGAACAACAAATACAGCGATGTTTCCATTTCCCCGATACCCGGCAAATCGCGGGCTCGAAGCGGCACCAGCATGTGCTCCAGCAGTTCATCCGTATCCAGGACAATGGTGTGATGCTCGGTTTTCACATGTTCGGACACCCGTTTGACCCAGGGTTGGTCCAAATCGCGGTGGAGCAAGTCTTCCTGGAAGTCCCGGTCACTGCCGACAAAATCGAGTGAATACGTATGGAGCGTTTTCCCTTCCCGGCCGAGTTCTTTCCCGGCAATCGCCGTCAACCCGCTGGAGTCCAAACCACCGGAGAGCATCGCCACGAGCGGCATATCGGAAATCAGTTGGCGCCGCACGGTATCTTCCAAGATTTCGCGAATGCGCTCAGCAGTCGTCTCCACATCATCCGTGTGCGGTTTGCTTTTCAGCTCCCAATAACGGGTAATGCGTTTTCCTTCTCGCGTGAACACAACGGTATGGCCGGCACGCACTTCTTTCACATCTTTGTACACCCCGACGCCAGGAGTGCGCATCGGCCCCATGCCGAAAATCTCAGCCAACCCGTCCTGATCCAATTCCGGTTTGACAGCCGTATGCGCGAGCAAAGCTTTGATTTCGGAAGCAAACAAGACGGCGCTACCGCGTTCGGCATAGAAAAGCGGCTTGACCCCCAAGTGGTCGCGACCCAAAAACAGTTTCTGATCCGCTTCATCCCAAATGGCAAAAGCGAAAATCCCGTTCAGATGACGAACGCAATCTTCGCCCCATTCCAAATAGGTGTGCAACAGCACTTCTGTATCGGAATTGGTCTTGAATACATGGCCGCGCTCCTGTAACAGACGGCGCAACTCAAGATAGTTATAAATCTCTCCGTTGTATGTCAATGTATAAACACGATCCCCTT
This window contains:
- a CDS encoding RNA-guided endonuclease InsQ/TnpB family protein; protein product: MIRTYKFRLKPTKEQIEKMEWTLGMCRRLYNSMLEQRKFAYKRRGITLNYHKQAVELPALKKEIPEFKEIHSQVLQDVAKRLDKAFQAFFRRIERGEKPGYPRFQGKNRYDSFTYPQAGYKLDGRYLKLSKIGDVRIKLHRRIEGKIKTCSIKRKNGKYYACFSCEVEATPISTGKQVGVDLGIKHLAVTSDGEYFDHPKYLRQSERKLKWLQRMVSRRKKGSHRWRKAVTMLAKCHEYIANQRKDAAHKISRYLVDNYDGIAFEDLNIRGMVKNHHFAKSIADAGWRMLVQFTAYKAEWAGKQVMEVDPRSTSQVCSECGRIVKKTLKDRTHRCSCGYVADRDVNAARNILYRAMGYDPEPRYGKLELNFF
- the asnB gene encoding asparagine synthase (glutamine-hydrolyzing) — protein: MCGIAGWIDWEKDLSGERPVLEKMAQAIRHRGPDADGFWLSERAALAHRRLIVIDPEGGLQPMVYRQGDRVYTLTYNGEIYNYLELRRLLQERGHVFKTNSDTEVLLHTYLEWGEDCVRHLNGIFAFAIWDEADQKLFLGRDHLGVKPLFYAERGSAVLFASEIKALLAHTAVKPELDQDGLAEIFGMGPMRTPGVGVYKDVKEVRAGHTVVFTREGKRITRYWELKSKPHTDDVETTAERIREILEDTVRRQLISDMPLVAMLSGGLDSSGLTAIAGKELGREGKTLHTYSLDFVGSDRDFQEDLLHRDLDQPWVKRVSEHVKTEHHTIVLDTDELLEHMLVPLRARDLPGIGEMETSLYLLFREMKKDATVALSGESADEVFSGYPWFHQEEFLNARTFPWLVSTGFISRVMSPEALEKARPDEYVAARYEEAIAEVPALPGETVLEARQREMSYLFITRFLPFMLDRKDRTSSYVGFEVRVPFCDYRLVEYLFNVPYKMKTVDNIEKGILRRALKGYLPDDVLYRRKSAYPTAQNPNYFQAVKRWMKDILSDANSPVLPLIDKKKVEAIIDGKTDLNDGRITKLLEYLIQVNTWLKEYGIVIR